The following are encoded together in the Gavia stellata isolate bGavSte3 chromosome 23, bGavSte3.hap2, whole genome shotgun sequence genome:
- the SLC1A4 gene encoding neutral amino acid transporter A, whose translation MEAADEEKAGDGRNGHAEGPPAAARGGGGRLRGCRGFLRRNALVLLTVSGVVAGVALGTAVRGAALSPAQVAYLAFPGELLLRMLRMVILPLVVCSLVSGAASLDTRSLGRLGGIAVAYFLGTTLLASGLAVALGFIVRPGAGASALNAPGLGLQGAVPTSKETVDSFLDLVRNLFPANLVAAAFRTYATEYKMLLRNTTSGNVTWEKIPVGTEIEGMNILGLVLFALVLGVALKKLGQEGEDLIRFFNSFNEATMVLVSWIMWYVPIGIMFLVGSKIVEMEDIVLLVTSLGKYIFASILGHFIHGGIILPLIYFASTRQNPYRFLLGLITPFATAFATCSSSATLPSMIKCIEENNGVDKRISRFILPIGATVNMDGAAIFQCMAAVFIAQLNNVDLNPGQIFTILVTATASSVGAAGVPAGGVLTIAIILEAIGLPTNDLSLILAVDWIVDRTTTVVNVEGDALGAGILNYLNEKDKKDKEQELKEVNVEAVANSKSEGETSPLVTHKNQVSNTTSTADPESKESVL comes from the exons ATGGAGGCGGCGGATGAGGAGAAGGCGGGCGACGGCCGCAACGGGCACGCGGAGggcccgccggcggcggcgcggggcggcggggggcggctgcggggctgccggggcttCCTGCGGCGCAACGCGCTGGTGCTGCTGACGGTGTCGGGGGTGGTGGCCGGCGTGGCGCTGGGCACCGCCGTGCGCGGAGCGGCGCTGAGCCCGGCGCAGGTGGCCTACCTGGCCTTCCcgggggagctgctgctgcggATGCTGCGGATGGTGATCCTGCCGCTGGTGGTCTGCAGCCTGGTGTCGGGAGCCGCCAGCCTGGACACCCGCTCGCTCGGCCGCCTGGGAGGCATCGCCGTCGCCTATTTCCTCGGCACCACGCTGCTGGCCTCCGGCCTCGCCGTCGCCCTCGGCTTCATCGTCCGCCCCGGCGCCGGCGCCTCCGCCCTCAACGcccccgggctggggctgcagggcgcCGTGCCCACCAGCAAGGAGACGGTGGACTCCTTCCTCGACCTCGTCAG aaacCTGTTTCCCGCAAATCTTGTTGCTGCAGCTTTCCGAACG TACGCGACAGAATATAAGATGCTGCTCAGAAACACTACCTCTGGAAATGTCACATGGGAAAAG ATCCCTGTCGGTACTGAGATTGAAGGGATGAATATCCTGGGACTGGTGCTGTTCGCTTTGGTTTTAGGAGTGGCGCTGAAGAAGCTTGGCCAGGAAGGGGAAGATCTGATTCGCTTCTTTAATTCATTCAATGAGGCAACTATGGTCTTGGTTTCCTGGATTATGTG GTATGTACCTATTGGCATTATGTTCCTTGTTGGGAGCAAGATTGTGGAAATGGAAGATATTGTGCTTCTGGTGACCAGTCTGGGAAAATACATCTTCGCCTCTATTCTGGGCCACTTCATCCATGGAGGAATCATTCTGCCgcttatttattttgcatcCACACGTCAAAATCCATATCGTTTTCTCTTGGGACTTATCACACCATTTGCCACTGCTTTTGCCACTTGCTCCAG CTCAGCCACTCTCCCGTCGATGATCAAGTGTATTGAGGAGAACAATGGAGTCGACAAGAGGATCAGCAGGTTTATCCTTCCTATCGGGGCGACTGTAAACATGGATGGAGCTGCTATTTTTCAGTGCATGGCAGCTGTGTTTATTGCGCAGCTGAACAATGTCGACCTCAACCCTGGGCAAATCTTCACAATTCT TGTGACAGCTACCGCATCCAGCGTGGGCGCAGCCGGGGTCCCAGCCGGAGGAGTCCTCACCATTGCTATCATCTTGGAGGCCATTGGACTTCCAACCAACGATCTCTCCTTGATATTAGCAGTGGACTGGATTGT GGACCGAACCACCACAGTTGTGAATGTGGAAGGGGATGCCCTAGGAGCGGGCATCCTTAATTACCTGaatgaaaaagacaagaaagataAAGAGCAGGAGCTAAAGGAAGTCAACGTAGAAGCAGTTGCTAACAGCAAGTCTGAAGGGGAAACATCGCCTTTGGTAACCCACAAAAACCAAGTCTCCAACACAACCAGTACAGCAGACCCTGAATCTAAGGAATCAGTATTGTGA